The Equus przewalskii isolate Varuska chromosome 8, EquPr2, whole genome shotgun sequence genome has a window encoding:
- the SQLE gene encoding squalene monooxygenase, whose translation MWTFLGIATFTYFYKKCGDFVTLANKELLLCVLVFLSLGLVLSYRCRYRPGALLARQQSGSQFALLSDILSALPLIGFFWSKSPPGSEDKEQLGSRRHKKGTNISETTLIGAATSSLIPSQNDPEVIIVGSGVLGSALAAVLSRDGRKVTVIERDLKEPDRIVGELLQPGGYHVLKDLGLEDAVEGIDAQFVNGYMIHDQDSKSHVHIPYPVSENSQVQSGRAFHHGRFIMSLRKAAMAEPNTKFIEGIVLQLLEEDDAVVGVQYKDKETGDIKELHAPLTVVADGIFSRFRKNLISSKVSVTSHFVGFLMKDVPQFKANHAELILSDQSPILIYQISSNETRALVDIRGEMPRDLREYMAEKIYPQLPDHLKEPFLEAIHNSRLRSMPASFLPSSPVNKRGVLLLGDAYNIRHPLTGGGMTVAFKDVKLWRKLLKSIPDLYDDAAVFQAKKSFYWTRRRSHSFVVNVLAQALYELFSAPDDCLHQLRKACFLYFKLGGEFVAGPVGLLSVLSPDPLVLIGHFFGVALYATYFCFKSEPWITKPRAIFRSGAVLYKACSVIFPLIYSEMKYLVHSA comes from the exons ATGTGGACTTTTCTAGGCATTGCCACTTTCACCTACTTCTACAAGAAATGCGGAGACTTCGTCACGTTGGCCAACAAGGAGCTGCTACTGTGCGTCCTGGTGTTCCTGTCGCTGGGCCTGGTGCTCTCCTATCGCTGTCGCTACCGCCCCGGGGCCCTGCTCGCGCGCCAGCAGAGCGGCTCCCAGTTCGCGCTCCTCTCCGACATCCTGTCGGCGCTGCCTCTCATTGGCTTCTTCTGGTCCAAGTCCCCCCCGGGGTCGGAGGATAAAGAGCAGCTTGGGTCTAGGAGG cacaaaaaaggaaccAATATTTCAGAAACAACCTTAATAGGAGCAGCTACCTCTTCATTGATACCTTCTCAGAATGATCCAGAAGTTATCATCGTGGGATCTGGCGTACttggctctgctttggcagcagtGCTTTccagagatggaagaaaagtGACAGTAATTGAGAGAGACTTAAAAGAGCCTGACAGGATAGTTGGAGAACTTCTGCAGCCAGGTGGTTATCATGTCCTTAAAGACCTTGGTCTTGAAG ACGCAGTGGAAGGTATTGATGCCCAGTTTGTAAATGGCTACATGATTCATGATCAGGACAGCAAATCACACGTTCACATTCCTTACCCTGTCTCAGAAAACAGTCAAGTGCAGAGTGGAAGAGCTTTCCATCATGGCAGATTCATCATGAGTCTCCGGAAAGCAGCCATGGCAGAGCCCAA TACAAAGTTcattgagggcattgtgctacaGTTATTAGAAGAAGATGATGCTGTGGTGGGAGTTCAGTACAAGGATAAAGAAACCGGAGACATCAAG GAACTCCATGCTCCATTGACTGTTGTTGCAGATGGAATTTTTTCCAGGTTCAGGAAAAACCTGATCTCCAGTAAAGTTTCTGTTACATCTCATTTTGTTGGCTTTCTAATGAAG gatgtaccacagtttaaaGCAAATCATGCTGAACTTATTTTAAGTGATCAGAGTCCAATTCTCATCTACCAGATTTCATCTAATGAAACTCGAGCACTTGTTGATATTCGAGGAGAAATGCCAAGGGATTTAAGAGAATACATGGCTGAAAAAATTTACCCACAATTACCTG ATCATCTGAAAGAACCATTCCTAGAAGCCATTCACAATTCTCGTTTGAGATCTATGCCAGcaagcttccttccttcttcaccaGTAAACAAACGAG GGGTTCTTCTCTTGGGAGATGCATATAATATAAGACACCCTCTTACTGGAGGAGGAATGACTGTTGCTTTTAAAGATgtaaaactatggagaaaatTGCTGAAAAGTATCCCTGACCTTTATGATGATGCAGCTGTTTTCCAG gcCAAAAAATCATTCTATTGGACAAGAAGAAGGTCTCATTCCTTTGTTGTGAATGTCCTTGCTCAGGCtctttatgaattattttctgcCCCAGATG attgcCTACATCAACTAAGAAaagcttgttttctttatttcaaacttGGTGGAGAATTTGTTGCTGGTCCTGTTGGGCTGCTTTCTGT ACTGTCTCCGGACCCTCTGGTTTTAATTGGACACTTCTTTGGTGTTGCACTCTATGCcacatatttttgctttaaatcagAACCTTGGATTACAAAACCCCGAGCCATCTTCAGGAGTGGTGCTGTACTGTACAAAGCATGCTCTGTAATATTTCCTCTCATTTACTCAGAAATGAAGTACTTGGTTCATTCAGCCTAA